The sequence below is a genomic window from Thioclava nitratireducens.
CCTAGCGTGCCAAACTCCTACCCGAGAGCGTTCGCAGAGTCAAGCTCTAAATTCCGGGTTGTGCGGCGTGGGCAAAAAAGAACCCCGGCGAAAACCGGGGTTCTTTACGTGATATCAGTTACTTGATGCGTCTTCCTGACGCTGCTTCTCGATCTCGCGCCACTTCGCCACGTTCTTGTTATGCTCTTCGATCGTGCTCGAGAAGGCATGCCCGCCAGACCCATCTGCCACGAAGAACAGGTAGTCGGTCGAATCGGGATGCAACGCCGCCTCGATCGCCGCCTTGCCCGGGTTCGCGATCGGTCCGGGCGGCAGCCCGTCGATGACATAGGTGTTGTAGGGCGTCGCCTTGCGCAGCTCGGACTGCCGCAGCCCGCGGCCCAGCACACCCTTGCCTTCGGTCACGCCGTAGATCACCGTCGGGTCGGTCTGCAGCTTCATGCCCTTTTCGAGACGGTTGATGAAGACGCTTGCCACTTCGGGGCGCTCAGCGGGCACACCGGTTTCCTTCTCGACGATCGAGGCCATGGTCAGCGCCTGCTGCGGGTCGTCATAGGGCAGCCCCTCGGCACGTCCGTCCCAGGCATCGGCGAGGATCTTCGACTGCCGCTCGGACATCAGATCGATCAGCGCCTGCCGGTCGGCCCCGCGCGTCACCTCGTAGCTGTCGGGCGCGAGCGTGCCTTCCCCCGGCACCCCGTCGATCTTGCCCGACAGGAAGCTCGCTTCCTTAAGCCCCTGCACGATCTGCCAGCTGGTCACACCATCGACGACGGTCACGCGGGTGCGCACATCGACGCGGTCGGCCTTTTCCTCGAAGCCTTCGGGCGGCTTTTCGCTCTCGGGATTGTATTCCGCGACCTTCTGGTAATCGCCCGTGGTCGGGTCCAGCTCGCGCAGCAGCACCTCGTTGCCGTTCACGCCGATCCGGAACACCAGCTCCGAGCCGCAGGTCGAAGGCCCGCCAGATGTGATCTGCCCCACGATGGATTGCATCGAGGTGTTCGGCTCGATCAGGTAGGAGCCGAATTTCAGCTTGTCGGCCTTCTCCTCATACTGCGCACCGGTGCGGAAGAGATAGGAAGAGGAGATAGCCCCCTTCTCCTTCAGCTTCGACGACACGCCCTGCAGGCTTTCGCCCGGCGCGACGCGCAGGCACATAGCCTCCGCAAGCGGGCCGGGCTCGACATATTGGTTCTTCGCCCAGGCGACCAAACCGCCAAGCGCGACGAGAATGACGATCAGCAGCGTCAGGAAATTCGAGACGATGTTACGCCACATCAGCTATCCACCTTGCCCATCACGAGGCTCGCATTGGTGCCGCCGAAGCCGAAGCTGTTGGACAGCGCGACGTCGATCTTGCGCTTGACCGCGGTCTTCGGCGCGAGGTCGATCACGGCCTCTTCCGGCGGATTGTCGAGGTTCAGCGTCGGCGGTGCGATCTGATCGCGGATCGCGAGGATCGAGAAAATCGCCTCCACTGCGCCAGCCGCGCCCAGAAGGTGGCCGACCGAGGACTTGGTCGAGCTCATCGTGGCTTTCGACGCCGCATCGCCCAGCAGGCGCTGCACCGCCCCCAGCTCGATCACGTCGGCCATGGTCGAGGTGCCATGCGCGTTGATGTAATCCACCTGATCGGGGTTCAGATCGGCCCGCTCCAGCGCCGCTTTCATCGCGCGGAAGCCGCCATCGCCATCCTCGGACGGCGCGGTGATGTGATAGGCGTCGCCCGACAGGCCATAGCCCAGCACCTCGGCATAGATCTTCGCGCCGCGCGCCTTGGCGTGCTCGTATTCCTCCAGCACGACGCAGCCCGCGCCCTCGCCCATCACGAACCCGTCGCGATCGGCATCCCACGGACGGCTCGCGGCCTCCGGCTCGTTGCCGCGCTTGGTCGAGAGCGCCTTGCAGGCGTTGAAGCCCGCGATACCGATCTCCGAGATCGGGCTTTCCGCACCGCCGGCGACCATCACATCGGCATCGCCCAGCATGATCAGACGCGCGGCATCGCCAATGGCATGCGCGCCGGTCGAGCAGGCGGTGACGACCGCATGGTTCGGCCCCTTGAAGCCAAACCGGATCGAGACCTGCCCCGAGACGAGGTTGATCAGCGCGCCCGGGATGAAGAACGGGCTGACGCGGCGGACACCCTTTTCCTTGATCAGAACGGCTGTATCGGCGATCGAGCTGAGCCCCCCGATCCCCGAACCGATCATCACGCCGGTGCGCAGGCGACCCTCTTCATCCTCGGGCTCCCAGCCGGAATCCTTTACGGCCTGCGTCGCAGCCGCCATCCCGTAGAGGATGAAATCGTCGACCTTGCGGCGCTCTTTCGGCTCCATCCAGTCGTCGGGATTGAACGTGCCGTCGGAGCCGTCGCCCAGCGGAATTTCGCAGGCGTATTTAGTGGTCACGTTGGACGCATCGAAGCGCGAGATCGTCCCCGCGCCCGACTGACCCGCGATGAGCCGCGACCAGGTCTCCTCGACCCCGCAAGCCAGCGGCGTGACCATCCCCAGACCCGTGACAACTACCCGGCGCATGCGTGACCTCTTTCTCAGCAAAATATCTTGCCAGACCTGATACACGCGGGCGCGCAAAGGCGCAATCACAACCCAAAGCGGCAGGCGGGTTACCGTCCGGCGAATGGCTGCAGTTCGGACGGGTTTGCGCCGCGTCGCGCGACCGGTTCAGGCTGGCACGCAGACTTCAGCTTGAGCGCCTCGACCCGCGTGTCCGGCGCGACAAAGGGCGGCGCCGAGGCGCGGAGTTCGAAGGAGGGTTGCGCCAGCAGAACCCGGTTGCGCCCGCGGTTCTTCGCCGCGTAAAGCGCCCCGTCCGCCCGCGCATAAAGGCTCCGCAGTTCCTCGCCGCACTCCCATTCGGCGACCCCGATGGAGACGGTGACCCGCAGACCAGGCGCCTGCTGCCCCTCGAAACCCAGCGCGGCCACGGCGGCGCGAAGCCGCTCCGCCGCCTCGAGGCCCTCGGTCAGCCGCGCGCCGGGCAGGATCACCGCGAATTCATCGCCACCGATCCGCGCCAGCGTGTCCTCCAGCCGCAATTGCGCGCGCATCTTGCGCCCCGCGCGGCGCAGCACCAGATCGCCGAGCGCATGCCCACCGCGATTGTTGACCTGCCTGAAATGGTCGATATCGATCATCAGCGCGGTGAACGGGACCCCCTCGCCCATCCCCTGGCTAAAGGCTTGCTGAAACCGCCGCGACAGCATCTCGCGATTGAAAAGCCCGGTCAGCCCGTCCCGCATCGCGCGGTTGAGAAGTTTCCGCTCCACGGCACGCCGCGCATGATCCGTCCGCTCCAGCGAGACCGCCATCAGGATGATCAGGCCGACATTCACCCCCACGATCGTCGCGAGCAGCAGCAGCATTTCCGCGCGCGTGGCCAATTCGGGATCGGCGAGCAGGTAGAAGGTTCCCAGAAGGATCGGTGCGACCACGCCCAGCAGCATCTGCGCCCGCGCTTGCCGGCCAGACGCGTGTTCGTTGAGCAGCACCCGCATCACCCCGCGGTCGCCGCGGCAGATCACCCCGGCATAGGCCAGACAGAGGATCGCCACCGAGGCGCCGAGCGACATCTCCCCCGACAGATGATCGTGGACGAAAACATGCGAGAACAGATACATCAACGCGCCACCGAAAACCGTCATATGGGCAACGGTGCCGATCAGGTAGGCCCGCGCCTCGACCGCAAAAAACGCCGCCGCCGTCATCGCGAGAAGCGTCGCGGCGCTCGGCTCGATCACGGGTACGCCGTCCCACAGGTACAGCGGCGCGAGCGCGGGCACGCCCCGCCCGAGGCAAAGCAGCAGGCTCGCCGCGGCCAGCCCACGCGCCCCGATCCGTACCTCCCGGCCACAGGAGAGCGCCCCCGCCAGAGCCAGCACCGCGCCCGCCGTCCCGGTTCCCATCCCGATCCACCCGTTCAGCGCGCGCAACGGCTCCGGGCCGACGCCCGACTGAACGGCCAATCGGGAGATCAGACCCAAAGCGGCAAGCGTCGCCGCGAAAGACAAAAGGGGGCGGACCGCAACCTGCGCCCGGCGAAAGACTGACATGTGACTACCAAGATCTGCACGGGCATTGAGCGTTTGTCGTAAAGCGCCCGCGATAGGATCAGGAGACGGCCCAATTCGTTAACAAACGATTAACAGCCACTCTCAAGAGCCGCGTTTTCGTTCACATCTTCCTTAATATATGTCTTATGACATAAAATAACCGGCAAGCATCTCGTGGCGCGGCGGCCCATGCCCAAGAGTCGAGCGGATCAGCGCCACGTGATCGGGGCCGAATCCCGGCAAGCGCACTGCCCCCTCGCGGGCCATGAATCGCCCCAGCCGGGCCAAATCCCCTGCTCCTGCCCGCTTGCCGAACCGTGCCAGCGTCACATGCGGGCGGAACCGTCGCCGCGGCAGGTCGATCCCCGCCGCTCGCGCCGCCGCCATCACCGCACGGTGCCAGCGGAGCAGCTCGGGATCGGCCTGTACACCCAGTACCAGCGCCTCGGGCCGCGCCGGGCTGCCGAAGGTCTCCAGCCCTGCCAACACCACCTCCGGCCCCGGCGCCCAGTCGATTTCGCGCAACCTGTCGTCCAGAGCCTCCAGCTGTCCGATGTCGATCTCGTCGAGAAAGGCCAGCGTCAGGTGGAGGTTCTCCGGTTGCACGATCCGCCCCGCGGCCAGATCGGCCTGCAACCGCTCGATCGCCTCGATATGCTCCTCGGGCACCTCGATCGCGACGAAACTCCGCATGCAATCCCCCCCGACACCCGCGCGTCTGGCGCAAAAGAAAAGCGGCGCTCCGGTTTCCCGAAGCGCCGCCCTTAACTCTCTCTCAGCGTCCGCCGTTAAGGCTTACTGCGCTTCCGAGATGAATTTAACCGCATCGCCGACGGTCTGAATGTTCTCGGCGGCGTCATCGGGGATCTCGATGCCGAACTCTTCTTCGAAGGCCATGACCAGCTCGACCGTATCGAGGCTGTCCGCACCGAGGTCGTCGATGAACGAGGCGCTCTCAGTGACCTTGTCCTCTTCCACGCCGAGATGCTCCACGACGATCTTCTTCACGCGATCAGCGATGTCGCTCATGTCAATTCCTCAAAGTTTATAGGGCCTAGCCCGTTCATGCTTGCTCGTTTACGAGCGTCTCAACCCGCGCGCCCCGGGTCAACCCGAAGACCGCAATTCAGAGCCGTGGCTGTTACGCCCGGCTCGTCTGCAGCGCTCTTAGCGATTGCCGTGGCCCATGGCAAGACGTTTCTCCACCCTAACAAAGGCGGCCATGCCGTTGGGTCACAAAGACGTCAGGCCATCGTCCCGCCGCCGTTGACATGCAGCACCGCGCCGGTGACGTAGCCCGCCTCGGGGCTCGCGAGATAGCGCACGGCGGCAGCGATTTCTTCGGGCGTGCCCATGCGCCCGGCCGGAATGCCCGACAGGATCGCGTCTTTCTGAGCATCGGTGAGCTTGTCCGTCATCGGCGTCTCGATGAAGCCCGGCGCCACGCAGTTCACCGTCACGCCGCGAGTCGCGACTTCCTGCGCGAGCGATTTCGACGCGCCGACGAGACCCGCCTTGGCTGCGGCATAGTTCACCTGGCCGGGATTGCCGGTCTGGCCGACCACCGAGGTGATGTTGATGATCCGGCCCCAGCGCGCCTTCATCATCGGGCGAAGAACCGCGCGCATCAGGCGGAACGCCGCCGTCAGGTTCACGTCGATCACCGATTGCCAATCCTCGTCCGACATCCGCATCACCAGCTGGTCGCGCGTGATTCCGGCATTGTTCACGAGGATGTCCAGACCGCCCATCGCATCGATCGCCGCTTTCGGCAGCGCCTCGACGCTTTCGGGATCGCTCAGGTTGGCCGGGCAGACATAGGCACCCTCGCCCAGCTCGGCGGCCAGCGCTTCGAGCGGCTCGACCCGCGTGCCCGACAGCGCCACGGCCGCGCCGCCCGCATGGAGCGCTCGCGCGATCTCGGCTCCGATCCCGCCGGAAGCTCCGGTCACCAGCGCGCGCTTGCCTTTCAAATCGAACATCATGCTACCTCGTTTCTAAGTCGACGCTCTCATATCAGCGAATGTGTCGTTAGGGAACTCCAAGTGCCACACGCCAAGGTTGCGCCCGCCGGAATAGGCGCTCCACCGCGTGCGACGCCACATGGAAAGGCCGTCCGGTTCGATGGCGACCCCGGACGGCCTCGCCTTCCTCTTGGCGGAAATATCCCAGGGGGTCCGGGGGAGGATCCCCCGGCTCAGCCCTCAGTCCTTCAGCGCGGCGACCTCTTCCGGCGTGCCGATCGCCCGGCAGGTGATGTCCTTGGCGATCCGCCGGACCATCCCTGCGAGCGCCTTGCCCGCGCCGATCTCCCAGATTTCGTCGACGCCCTGAGCGGCCATCCACGCGACGCTCTCGCGCCAGCGCACCGAACCCGTGACCTGCTCGACCAGAAGTTCGCGGATCAGGGCCGGATCACTCACCGCCTCTGCACGGACATTGGCGACCAGCGGCACCACCGGCGCCTTGATCTCGACCTGCGACAGCGCGGCGTCCATCGCATCGGCGGCGGGCTGCATCAGCGCGCAATGGAACGGGGCAGAGACCGGAAGCATCACGGCCCGCTTCGCGCCCGCTTCCTTGGCGAGCACCGTGGCCCGCTCGACCGCCGCCTTGTTGCCCGAGATCACCACCTGGCTCGGATCGTTGTCGTTTGCAGCCTGACAGACCTCGCCCTGCGCCGCCTCGGCAGCGACTTTCGACGCCGCCTCGAAATCGAGCCCGAGGATCGCGGCCATCGCGCCGACGCCCACCGGCACCGCCGATTGCATCGCGTCGCCGCGCACGCGCAGCAGGCGCGCGGTGTCGGGCAGGCTCAGCGACCCCGCCGCACAAAGCGCGGAATATTCGCCCAGCGAGTGACCCGCGACATAGGCCGCATCTGTGACCGCAAAGCCCTCGGCTTCCAGCGCCCGCAGCGCCGCGATAGACGTCGCCATCAGCGCGGGCTGCGCGTTGGCGGTCAGCGTCAACTCGTCCTGCTCGCCTTCCCAGATGAGCGCGCTCAGCTTCTGCCCGAGCGCCTCATCGACCTCTTCGAAGA
It includes:
- the mltG gene encoding endolytic transglycosylase MltG — encoded protein: MWRNIVSNFLTLLIVILVALGGLVAWAKNQYVEPGPLAEAMCLRVAPGESLQGVSSKLKEKGAISSSYLFRTGAQYEEKADKLKFGSYLIEPNTSMQSIVGQITSGGPSTCGSELVFRIGVNGNEVLLRELDPTTGDYQKVAEYNPESEKPPEGFEEKADRVDVRTRVTVVDGVTSWQIVQGLKEASFLSGKIDGVPGEGTLAPDSYEVTRGADRQALIDLMSERQSKILADAWDGRAEGLPYDDPQQALTMASIVEKETGVPAERPEVASVFINRLEKGMKLQTDPTVIYGVTEGKGVLGRGLRQSELRKATPYNTYVIDGLPPGPIANPGKAAIEAALHPDSTDYLFFVADGSGGHAFSSTIEEHNKNVAKWREIEKQRQEDASSN
- the fabF gene encoding beta-ketoacyl-ACP synthase II; its protein translation is MRRVVVTGLGMVTPLACGVEETWSRLIAGQSGAGTISRFDASNVTTKYACEIPLGDGSDGTFNPDDWMEPKERRKVDDFILYGMAAATQAVKDSGWEPEDEEGRLRTGVMIGSGIGGLSSIADTAVLIKEKGVRRVSPFFIPGALINLVSGQVSIRFGFKGPNHAVVTACSTGAHAIGDAARLIMLGDADVMVAGGAESPISEIGIAGFNACKALSTKRGNEPEAASRPWDADRDGFVMGEGAGCVVLEEYEHAKARGAKIYAEVLGYGLSGDAYHITAPSEDGDGGFRAMKAALERADLNPDQVDYINAHGTSTMADVIELGAVQRLLGDAASKATMSSTKSSVGHLLGAAGAVEAIFSILAIRDQIAPPTLNLDNPPEEAVIDLAPKTAVKRKIDVALSNSFGFGGTNASLVMGKVDS
- a CDS encoding GGDEF domain-containing protein; protein product: MSVFRRAQVAVRPLLSFAATLAALGLISRLAVQSGVGPEPLRALNGWIGMGTGTAGAVLALAGALSCGREVRIGARGLAAASLLLCLGRGVPALAPLYLWDGVPVIEPSAATLLAMTAAAFFAVEARAYLIGTVAHMTVFGGALMYLFSHVFVHDHLSGEMSLGASVAILCLAYAGVICRGDRGVMRVLLNEHASGRQARAQMLLGVVAPILLGTFYLLADPELATRAEMLLLLATIVGVNVGLIILMAVSLERTDHARRAVERKLLNRAMRDGLTGLFNREMLSRRFQQAFSQGMGEGVPFTALMIDIDHFRQVNNRGGHALGDLVLRRAGRKMRAQLRLEDTLARIGGDEFAVILPGARLTEGLEAAERLRAAVAALGFEGQQAPGLRVTVSIGVAEWECGEELRSLYARADGALYAAKNRGRNRVLLAQPSFELRASAPPFVAPDTRVEALKLKSACQPEPVARRGANPSELQPFAGR
- the thpR gene encoding RNA 2',3'-cyclic phosphodiesterase, producing MRSFVAIEVPEEHIEAIERLQADLAAGRIVQPENLHLTLAFLDEIDIGQLEALDDRLREIDWAPGPEVVLAGLETFGSPARPEALVLGVQADPELLRWHRAVMAAARAAGIDLPRRRFRPHVTLARFGKRAGAGDLARLGRFMAREGAVRLPGFGPDHVALIRSTLGHGPPRHEMLAGYFMS
- a CDS encoding acyl carrier protein; the protein is MSDIADRVKKIVVEHLGVEEDKVTESASFIDDLGADSLDTVELVMAFEEEFGIEIPDDAAENIQTVGDAVKFISEAQ
- the fabG gene encoding 3-oxoacyl-[acyl-carrier-protein] reductase, whose translation is MFDLKGKRALVTGASGGIGAEIARALHAGGAAVALSGTRVEPLEALAAELGEGAYVCPANLSDPESVEALPKAAIDAMGGLDILVNNAGITRDQLVMRMSDEDWQSVIDVNLTAAFRLMRAVLRPMMKARWGRIINITSVVGQTGNPGQVNYAAAKAGLVGASKSLAQEVATRGVTVNCVAPGFIETPMTDKLTDAQKDAILSGIPAGRMGTPEEIAAAVRYLASPEAGYVTGAVLHVNGGGTMA
- the fabD gene encoding ACP S-malonyltransferase, with protein sequence MSRAFVFPGQGAQVIGMGKALADAYPASKAVFEEVDEALGQKLSALIWEGEQDELTLTANAQPALMATSIAALRALEAEGFAVTDAAYVAGHSLGEYSALCAAGSLSLPDTARLLRVRGDAMQSAVPVGVGAMAAILGLDFEAASKVAAEAAQGEVCQAANDNDPSQVVISGNKAAVERATVLAKEAGAKRAVMLPVSAPFHCALMQPAADAMDAALSQVEIKAPVVPLVANVRAEAVSDPALIRELLVEQVTGSVRWRESVAWMAAQGVDEIWEIGAGKALAGMVRRIAKDITCRAIGTPEEVAALKD